In Caldicellulosiruptor obsidiansis OB47, a single window of DNA contains:
- a CDS encoding 2-hydroxyacid dehydrogenase, producing MKILVTRRIMEPAIELLKKYGEVEVNPHDRPMTREELLKAIADKDAVLTQLVDKVDSEFFDHAPNVKIVANYAVGYDNIDVEEATRRGVYVTNTPDVLTNATAELAWALLFAAARRIVEADKFMRGGHYKGWGPMLFLGKGVTGKTLGVIGAGRIGQAFARMSKGFNMKILYYDFERKENFEKEMGAQFVPLDELLKEADFISIHVPLTPQTRHLIGEREFSLMKPSAILINTARGPIVDEKALVKALKEKKIFAAGLDVYEREPEFEPELAELDNVVMLPHIGSATEESRLDMAMLAANNIVDFIEGRVPRTLVNKEVLNKK from the coding sequence ATGAAGATACTTGTGACAAGAAGAATAATGGAGCCTGCGATTGAGCTTTTGAAAAAGTACGGTGAGGTTGAAGTAAATCCCCACGACAGACCAATGACAAGAGAAGAACTTTTGAAAGCAATAGCTGACAAGGACGCAGTTTTGACCCAGCTTGTTGACAAAGTTGACAGTGAGTTTTTCGACCATGCACCAAATGTGAAGATTGTTGCAAACTATGCAGTTGGTTACGATAACATAGATGTTGAAGAGGCAACAAGAAGGGGTGTTTATGTAACAAACACGCCAGACGTTCTGACAAACGCAACAGCTGAGCTTGCGTGGGCACTGTTGTTTGCTGCGGCAAGAAGAATAGTTGAGGCTGACAAATTTATGAGAGGCGGGCATTACAAAGGTTGGGGTCCTATGCTCTTTTTAGGCAAGGGCGTGACAGGTAAAACTCTTGGTGTAATTGGTGCTGGCAGGATTGGCCAGGCTTTTGCAAGAATGTCAAAAGGATTTAACATGAAGATTTTATACTATGATTTTGAGAGAAAAGAAAATTTTGAAAAAGAGATGGGTGCTCAATTTGTGCCACTGGATGAACTTTTGAAAGAAGCAGATTTTATATCAATCCATGTGCCGCTCACACCACAAACAAGGCATTTAATTGGCGAAAGAGAATTTTCTCTCATGAAACCGTCGGCAATCTTAATTAACACAGCACGCGGACCAATTGTAGATGAAAAAGCACTTGTCAAAGCTCTCAAAGAAAAGAAGATTTTTGCAGCAGGTCTTGATGTGTATGAGAGAGAGCCTGAGTTTGAGCCAGAACTGGCTGAACTTGACAATGTTGTGATGCTTCCACACATTGGTTCTGCAACAGAAGAGTCAAGACTTGACATGGCAATGCTTGCAGCAAACAATATAGTAGATTTCATTGAGGGAAGAGTTCCAAGAACACTTGTCAATAAAGAGGTTTTAAACAAGAAGTAA
- the kduI gene encoding 5-dehydro-4-deoxy-D-glucuronate isomerase, with protein sequence MEVKYAMHPDQFKTLTTDEIRKEFLIENLFEYGKINMVYTHVDRVIVGGAVPTVEVLILEDGKEIGAQYFLERREIGIINIGSKGYVVADGQKFELDKRDGLYIGMGTKKIEFGSDEPANPAKFYFVSTPAHKQYPIEKIDIKNTEATHLGSLSESNERTIYKYIHPDGVKSCQLVMGMTILEPNNVWNTMPCHLHDRRMEVYFYFDMPEDAFVLHLMGKPQETRHIIVRNEQAVISPSWSIHSGVGTKNYTFIWAMAGENQSYSDVNPVPMKELK encoded by the coding sequence ATGGAAGTAAAATATGCAATGCATCCTGATCAATTTAAGACTTTGACTACAGATGAGATACGAAAGGAGTTTTTGATTGAAAACTTGTTTGAATATGGAAAAATCAACATGGTCTACACTCATGTTGACAGGGTTATTGTTGGCGGTGCTGTGCCAACGGTAGAAGTTCTAATCTTGGAAGATGGCAAAGAGATTGGTGCTCAGTATTTTCTTGAAAGAAGAGAGATTGGGATAATCAATATAGGCAGCAAAGGGTATGTTGTGGCAGATGGTCAAAAGTTTGAACTTGACAAGAGGGACGGACTTTACATTGGCATGGGAACAAAGAAAATAGAGTTTGGTAGTGACGAGCCTGCAAATCCTGCCAAGTTCTACTTTGTATCAACTCCTGCACATAAACAATATCCAATAGAAAAGATTGACATAAAAAATACTGAGGCAACTCATCTTGGTTCGCTTTCAGAGTCAAATGAAAGAACAATATATAAATACATCCATCCAGACGGGGTAAAAAGCTGTCAGCTTGTAATGGGAATGACAATTTTAGAGCCAAACAATGTATGGAATACAATGCCTTGCCATTTGCATGATAGGAGAATGGAAGTATACTTTTATTTTGACATGCCTGAAGATGCTTTTGTGTTGCATTTGATGGGAAAGCCGCAGGAGACAAGACATATTATTGTAAGAAACGAACAGGCTGTAATCAGTCCAAGCTGGTCTATACACTCTGGAGTTGGCACTAAAAATTATACATTCATCTGGGCAATGGCTGGAGAAAACCAGTCATATTCTGATGTTAATCCTGTTCCAATGAAGGAACTTAAATAA
- a CDS encoding class II fructose-bisphosphate aldolase, whose product MLVNLNKVLSYTKVKKFGVGMFNGLSADFYEGLIDAAEQLRCPIIIGVADRFVDRLDFEMIAEVMIFLAKRASVPVCVHLDHAKSLKNIIRAIKAGFTSVMFDGSSLPFEENIQKTKEIVEIAHSVGVSVEGELGVVGRGDWDFKNPEFYTKPEEAEIFAAQTNVDALAVAIGTVHGVYKGEPRLDFERLSEIRKRVDCYLVLHGGSGLSDDDFKKCIEYGINKVNIFTDLTLAINSQLPEFVSKTEDLTPAIFERIREIVKKEAIKKLKVFGSYDIV is encoded by the coding sequence TTGCTTGTAAATTTAAATAAGGTTTTAAGTTATACAAAAGTGAAAAAGTTTGGTGTGGGGATGTTCAATGGGCTTTCTGCCGATTTTTATGAAGGGCTGATTGATGCTGCAGAGCAGCTCAGATGTCCAATTATTATTGGTGTTGCTGACAGGTTTGTTGACAGGCTTGATTTTGAGATGATTGCAGAGGTCATGATTTTCCTTGCAAAAAGGGCATCTGTTCCGGTATGTGTTCATCTTGACCATGCAAAAAGTCTGAAAAATATCATCAGAGCAATAAAGGCTGGGTTTACATCTGTTATGTTTGATGGTTCAAGCTTGCCGTTTGAAGAGAATATACAAAAAACCAAGGAAATTGTTGAGATAGCACACTCTGTTGGTGTGAGCGTTGAAGGTGAGCTTGGAGTTGTGGGTAGAGGTGACTGGGATTTTAAAAACCCAGAGTTTTACACAAAGCCTGAAGAGGCAGAGATTTTTGCTGCGCAGACAAATGTTGATGCTTTGGCTGTTGCAATTGGTACTGTGCATGGGGTTTATAAAGGTGAGCCGCGGCTTGATTTTGAGAGGCTTTCTGAAATAAGAAAAAGGGTTGACTGCTATCTTGTACTTCATGGCGGCTCTGGACTTTCAGATGATGATTTTAAAAAGTGCATTGAGTATGGAATTAACAAGGTAAATATCTTTACAGACCTGACCTTGGCTATAAACTCTCAGCTCCCAGAATTTGTGAGCAAAACTGAGGATTTGACACCTGCCATCTTTGAGAGAATAAGAGAGATTGTCAAAAAGGAAGCCATAAAAAAACTAAAAGTTTTTGGTAGTTACGATATAGTTTAA
- a CDS encoding sugar phosphate isomerase/epimerase family protein, which yields MNEPIYKYLKIGTIHFMSYPQVIDGEGPIEETLKSILEDDYFNAVEVTWIKDPEVRKRVKDMLKSAHVTVAYGGQPRLLRTGLNPNDYDSEKRKKAIEILKEGIDEAYELGAVGFGFLSRQYDEARKDEAFKILIETTKELCDYAKSKGNLMIELEVFDFDIDKKSLIGPAELAARFAAEIRKEYDNFGLIVDLSHLPLTRETAEQALLPVKDYLTHVHIGNAVVKDKNHPAYGDKHPMFGIEGGENDVEEVIEFLRVLKEIGFLNPEKRPILSFEVSPMPGQDPKIVLASSKRVLNEAWARL from the coding sequence ATGAACGAGCCAATTTACAAATATCTGAAGATTGGGACAATTCATTTTATGTCTTACCCACAGGTAATTGATGGTGAAGGTCCAATTGAAGAGACATTGAAATCAATTCTTGAAGATGACTACTTCAATGCAGTTGAGGTCACATGGATAAAAGACCCAGAGGTAAGAAAGAGAGTAAAAGATATGCTAAAATCTGCCCATGTCACAGTTGCATATGGAGGTCAGCCGAGGCTTTTGAGAACTGGTCTTAATCCAAACGACTATGACAGCGAAAAGAGGAAAAAAGCCATTGAGATTTTAAAAGAAGGTATTGACGAGGCATACGAGCTTGGAGCAGTTGGGTTTGGATTTTTGTCAAGACAGTATGACGAGGCAAGAAAGGATGAGGCTTTTAAGATTTTGATTGAAACAACAAAAGAGCTTTGTGACTATGCAAAGTCAAAAGGCAATCTTATGATAGAGCTTGAAGTATTTGACTTTGACATTGACAAAAAGAGTTTGATTGGACCTGCTGAGCTTGCAGCAAGATTTGCAGCCGAGATTAGAAAAGAATATGACAATTTTGGATTGATTGTAGATTTGAGCCATCTTCCACTTACAAGAGAAACAGCTGAGCAGGCGCTCTTGCCTGTAAAAGACTACCTCACACATGTTCATATAGGTAACGCTGTTGTAAAGGATAAGAACCATCCAGCATATGGAGACAAACATCCAATGTTTGGAATAGAGGGCGGCGAAAACGACGTTGAAGAGGTAATTGAATTTTTGAGAGTCTTAAAAGAGATAGGATTTTTAAATCCAGAAAAAAGACCTATCTTGAGCTTTGAAGTATCGCCTATGCCAGGGCAGGACCCGAAAATTGTGCTTGCAAGCTCAAAGAGGGTTTTGAACGAAGCATGGGCAAGATTATAA
- a CDS encoding bifunctional 2-keto-4-hydroxyglutarate aldolase/2-keto-3-deoxy-6-phosphogluconate aldolase, with protein MEKEQVLQKINDNGLVVVVRAETKEKALKITEACIKGGASAIEITFTVPGADEIIKYLTSTYKEDEIIIGAGTVLDSETARIAILAGAKFVVSPYLNPEMVKLCNRYRIASMPGAMTIKEVVEALECGADVIKIFPGELFGPKIIKAYKGPIPQARLMPTGGVDLDNVDEWIKAGAFAVGVGGNITKYAKDGDFSKVEEVCRQFVEKIKMAKGKVQK; from the coding sequence ATGGAAAAGGAACAGGTACTGCAAAAGATAAATGACAATGGGCTTGTTGTTGTTGTTCGTGCAGAGACTAAGGAGAAGGCTCTCAAGATTACAGAGGCATGTATAAAAGGTGGTGCCAGCGCAATTGAGATAACCTTTACAGTGCCCGGCGCTGACGAGATAATAAAGTATCTTACAAGCACGTACAAGGAGGATGAGATTATAATAGGAGCAGGTACAGTTCTTGACAGCGAAACAGCACGAATTGCAATTTTAGCCGGTGCAAAGTTTGTTGTAAGTCCATACCTCAATCCTGAAATGGTAAAACTTTGTAACAGGTACAGGATAGCTTCAATGCCCGGCGCTATGACAATAAAAGAGGTTGTGGAAGCCCTTGAGTGCGGTGCAGATGTTATAAAAATCTTTCCTGGCGAGCTTTTCGGGCCGAAAATTATAAAAGCATACAAAGGACCAATCCCACAGGCAAGGCTTATGCCAACAGGTGGGGTTGATCTTGACAATGTTGATGAGTGGATAAAAGCGGGTGCTTTTGCTGTGGGCGTTGGCGGTAATATAACAAAGTATGCAAAGGATGGAGACTTTAGCAAAGTAGAAGAGGTATGCAGGCAGTTTGTGGAGAAGATAAAGATGGCAAAGGGGAAGGTACAGAAGTGA
- a CDS encoding PemB family protein has translation MKVSLNKELLVERFLREDEVLDAVFELIDGKNILQKRWVNVVFKECYLDEHIHPDGWCEMHGFCPENERFFEYRNFGPGSSKQNPKRPQLDEIEAERYTKENVLKEWKIEI, from the coding sequence GTGAAAGTATCACTTAACAAAGAATTGTTGGTAGAAAGATTTCTCAGAGAAGATGAGGTTTTAGACGCAGTTTTTGAACTAATTGATGGAAAAAACATATTGCAGAAAAGGTGGGTAAATGTTGTGTTCAAGGAATGCTATTTGGATGAGCACATTCATCCTGACGGTTGGTGTGAGATGCACGGCTTTTGCCCTGAAAATGAGAGATTTTTTGAATATAGAAATTTTGGTCCAGGTAGTAGTAAACAAAATCCCAAACGACCTCAACTTGATGAAATAGAAGCTGAGAGGTATACAAAGGAAAATGTTTTAAAAGAGTGGAAAATAGAAATATAG
- a CDS encoding DeoR/GlpR family DNA-binding transcription regulator encodes MLSATRRQKIKEILMEKKSVTVTELCNIFNVSDETIRRDLKKLEQEGIIEKNYGGAILKEGVSIVPPISQRSKEFIQEKERIALEALNRIKEGMVVILDTGTTTQQIARKLKSFQHITVITNGINIVNELITNNSINLFLVGGKVKNSNFSTVGPEAQKAFLQFSADIAFIGTSGISLEKGLTTSDVFEAEVKRAMIDSSKEVIVVADSSKFKKNAMVSFATLNKVSEIITAGDISSELLESFRQKGIKITVV; translated from the coding sequence ATGCTTTCAGCAACACGCAGACAAAAAATTAAAGAGATATTGATGGAGAAAAAGAGTGTAACTGTCACAGAGCTTTGCAACATTTTCAATGTATCTGATGAGACAATAAGAAGAGATTTAAAGAAACTGGAACAAGAAGGTATAATTGAAAAGAACTATGGAGGAGCTATTTTAAAAGAAGGGGTATCAATAGTTCCGCCCATTTCACAGCGTTCTAAAGAGTTTATTCAGGAAAAAGAGAGGATTGCACTTGAGGCGTTGAATAGGATAAAAGAGGGCATGGTTGTGATTTTGGATACAGGAACAACCACGCAACAGATAGCAAGAAAACTTAAGAGTTTTCAGCACATAACTGTTATAACCAATGGCATAAATATAGTGAATGAACTTATAACAAATAACAGTATCAACTTATTTTTAGTTGGTGGCAAAGTTAAAAATTCCAATTTTTCAACAGTTGGTCCTGAAGCACAAAAAGCGTTTTTGCAATTTAGTGCTGATATAGCTTTTATAGGAACAAGTGGCATTTCTCTTGAAAAAGGTCTTACTACCTCTGATGTATTTGAAGCAGAGGTAAAAAGGGCAATGATAGATAGCAGTAAAGAGGTTATAGTTGTTGCAGACAGCAGCAAGTTTAAGAAAAATGCCATGGTTTCGTTTGCAACTCTCAACAAAGTGTCTGAAATTATCACAGCAGGTGATATAAGTAGTGAGCTTCTGGAGAGTTTCAGACAAAAGGGTATAAAGATAACAGTAGTATAA
- a CDS encoding sugar kinase, with translation MFEVTSFGEIMLRLSPPGYQRILQATSFDINFGGAEANVVVALSNIGVKTSYVTLLPQNPIGDATVNFLRRYGVDTSYIKRKGKRIGIYFLEKGVGQRASSVVYDRADSAINEIQPGDIDWEDILKKTKIFFSTGITAALSQNVLNELKVAFKTAKNAGAKVAFDINYRSKLWNYERANEVISDLMSYVDILITNEEHVRRVLKIDMEEKYFEGIDLTTDGQKILFERLQTKYQNLERIILAARRSISASKNIFFAYTKDENGNIVFSKKREIEVIDRVGGGDAFTAGVLYGILRELESDKMLEVATYMCALKHTVEGDSLITSEDEIKQALGHDSSGMMKR, from the coding sequence ATGTTTGAGGTGACAAGTTTTGGTGAGATAATGCTGAGGCTTTCACCGCCTGGGTATCAGAGGATTTTACAGGCGACAAGTTTTGATATCAATTTTGGCGGGGCTGAAGCAAACGTTGTTGTTGCTCTGTCAAACATTGGGGTGAAGACAAGCTATGTTACACTCCTTCCACAAAACCCTATTGGTGATGCTACTGTAAACTTTTTGAGAAGATATGGAGTTGACACAAGCTATATAAAAAGAAAAGGTAAAAGGATTGGAATTTACTTTCTTGAAAAGGGTGTAGGGCAGAGAGCATCTTCTGTTGTGTACGACAGAGCAGATTCTGCCATAAATGAGATACAGCCTGGGGATATCGACTGGGAAGATATTTTGAAAAAGACCAAGATATTTTTCTCAACAGGAATCACTGCTGCTTTATCACAAAATGTGTTAAATGAACTAAAAGTGGCTTTCAAGACAGCAAAAAATGCAGGTGCAAAGGTGGCGTTTGACATCAATTATAGGTCAAAACTGTGGAACTATGAAAGAGCAAATGAAGTGATTTCAGATCTTATGTCGTATGTGGACATTTTAATTACAAACGAAGAGCATGTGAGAAGAGTTTTAAAGATTGATATGGAAGAAAAATATTTTGAAGGCATTGACCTTACTACAGATGGTCAAAAGATTTTATTTGAAAGATTGCAAACAAAGTACCAAAACTTGGAGAGAATAATTCTTGCTGCAAGAAGGAGTATATCTGCTTCTAAAAACATCTTTTTTGCTTATACAAAAGATGAAAATGGAAATATTGTATTTTCAAAAAAGCGCGAAATAGAAGTTATTGACAGGGTTGGCGGCGGAGATGCTTTTACAGCAGGTGTTTTATATGGAATTTTAAGAGAGCTTGAGAGCGATAAGATGCTTGAGGTAGCAACATACATGTGTGCTTTGAAGCACACTGTAGAAGGTGATAGTCTCATTACGTCTGAAGACGAGATTAAACAGGCACTTGGGCATGACAGTTCTGGTATGATGAAAAGATAA
- the xylB gene encoding xylulokinase, with amino-acid sequence MEKILTIDIGTTACKVILFDLEGNILAKSNREYPTYTPQIEWAEQDPLDWWKEAVEGIREVVQAAGAEGILAIGLSSQRETVVPLDRKGNVLSRAISWMDRRSRPEAEEISRQFGKDTIHKITGLIPDSTFTATKLLWLKKHQPEILQKAYVFLQPKEFIGYMLTGEAATDHSLASRTMMFDINKRQWWEDIFEFVGIKSSQFPRLCYADEVIGYLKEDVAKILGLKSGIPVVSGGGDRPLEALGAGIVGSRVMESTGTATNVSMSSDKVPESLDPRVVCSCHVIRDHYLIEQGMNTSGTILRWIRDNFYRGEKEKGENVYELIDIEAESSKPGANGILLLPFFMGSRATRWNPDAKGVLFGLTLTHSRADVARAVLEGISYEIRACIEILESMGLKPESIVSMGGGAKSRVWSRIKADVLGKKVVVEKVQEAASKGAMILASYAVGARGSLIEEKREVLFEYQPDSKNHEIYNRVYEIYNELYSSVSSLYPKLSQY; translated from the coding sequence ATGGAAAAGATTCTTACAATAGACATTGGAACCACTGCCTGCAAAGTGATACTTTTTGACCTTGAAGGCAATATCCTTGCAAAATCAAACAGGGAATATCCAACATATACACCACAGATTGAATGGGCTGAACAAGACCCGCTTGATTGGTGGAAGGAAGCGGTAGAAGGTATCAGGGAAGTTGTACAAGCAGCAGGAGCAGAAGGTATTTTGGCAATTGGGCTATCATCTCAAAGGGAGACGGTTGTTCCACTTGACAGGAAAGGAAATGTTCTGTCAAGAGCTATCTCGTGGATGGATAGGCGTTCACGCCCTGAGGCGGAAGAGATTTCACGGCAGTTTGGGAAAGACACAATACATAAAATAACTGGTCTGATTCCAGACTCTACATTTACAGCAACAAAGCTTTTGTGGCTCAAAAAACATCAGCCAGAGATTTTGCAAAAAGCTTATGTTTTTCTGCAGCCAAAAGAGTTTATAGGGTACATGCTTACAGGCGAAGCTGCTACAGACCATTCACTGGCAAGCAGAACAATGATGTTTGATATAAACAAAAGACAGTGGTGGGAAGACATATTTGAGTTTGTGGGGATAAAGTCCTCTCAGTTTCCAAGACTTTGCTATGCAGATGAGGTCATAGGGTATTTGAAAGAAGATGTTGCAAAAATCCTGGGGCTCAAAAGCGGAATACCAGTTGTAAGCGGTGGCGGAGATAGGCCCTTAGAAGCATTAGGAGCAGGGATTGTAGGAAGCCGTGTTATGGAGTCAACAGGGACTGCAACAAATGTGTCGATGTCATCTGATAAAGTCCCAGAGAGTCTTGACCCAAGGGTTGTGTGTTCCTGCCATGTGATAAGGGATCACTACCTGATTGAGCAGGGGATGAACACAAGCGGTACGATTTTAAGATGGATAAGAGACAACTTTTACAGAGGCGAGAAGGAAAAAGGCGAGAATGTTTATGAGCTGATTGATATTGAAGCTGAGAGTTCAAAGCCGGGTGCAAATGGGATTTTACTTTTACCATTTTTTATGGGCAGCCGAGCGACAAGATGGAACCCTGACGCAAAAGGGGTTTTGTTTGGGCTGACTTTGACACATTCAAGGGCTGATGTTGCAAGGGCTGTGCTTGAAGGGATTTCGTATGAAATAAGAGCGTGCATAGAAATTTTAGAGTCTATGGGGCTTAAGCCTGAGAGTATAGTTTCTATGGGGGGTGGTGCAAAGAGCAGAGTATGGAGCAGAATTAAGGCTGATGTTCTTGGCAAAAAGGTTGTTGTTGAAAAAGTACAGGAGGCGGCATCAAAAGGTGCGATGATTCTTGCGTCATATGCAGTTGGTGCAAGGGGAAGCTTAATTGAGGAAAAAAGAGAAGTGCTTTTTGAGTACCAGCCAGACAGCAAAAACCATGAGATTTATAACAGAGTGTATGAAATATACAACGAGCTTTACAGTTCAGTTTCCAGCCTTTATCCAAAGCTTTCTCAATATTGA
- the kduD gene encoding 2-dehydro-3-deoxy-D-gluconate 5-dehydrogenase KduD gives MILDKFKLDGKVAIVTGASTGLGQGMAIALAEAGADIVGVDYVPCTETKQKIESIGRRFLEIQANLMTIEPINMIIEKTIQEFGRLDILVNNAGIIRRCDAIDFTEKDWDDVLAINLKTVFFFCQAAARQFIKQGTGGKIINIASMLSFQGGIRVPSYTASKSGVAGLTKALANEWAKYNINVNAIAPGYMATNNTQQLREDPVRSAEILSRIPAGRWGTPEDLQGAVVFLASDASEYVNGCILNVDGGWLAR, from the coding sequence ATGATACTTGACAAATTCAAACTTGATGGGAAAGTTGCAATTGTAACAGGTGCGTCAACAGGTTTGGGTCAGGGAATGGCAATTGCTTTAGCCGAGGCTGGAGCTGATATTGTTGGTGTTGATTATGTTCCATGTACAGAGACAAAACAAAAAATAGAATCAATTGGAAGAAGGTTTTTGGAGATTCAGGCAAACTTAATGACAATCGAGCCGATTAACATGATTATAGAAAAGACAATTCAGGAGTTTGGCAGGCTTGACATTTTAGTGAACAATGCAGGAATAATCAGAAGATGTGATGCTATTGACTTTACAGAAAAAGACTGGGACGATGTGCTTGCAATTAATCTCAAGACAGTATTCTTCTTCTGTCAGGCGGCAGCAAGACAGTTCATCAAACAAGGAACAGGCGGAAAAATAATAAACATTGCATCCATGCTTTCGTTCCAGGGCGGAATTAGAGTTCCATCATACACAGCAAGCAAAAGCGGTGTTGCAGGTCTTACAAAAGCGCTTGCAAATGAGTGGGCAAAGTACAATATAAACGTCAATGCAATTGCACCGGGTTATATGGCAACAAACAATACTCAGCAGCTTCGTGAAGACCCTGTAAGAAGTGCTGAGATACTTTCAAGAATTCCGGCAGGTCGATGGGGAACACCGGAAGATTTGCAGGGAGCAGTTGTATTTTTGGCTTCTGATGCGTCAGAATATGTCAATGGCTGTATATTGAATGTTGATGGTGGCTGGCTTGCAAGGTAA
- a CDS encoding IclR family transcriptional regulator: protein MSQNSVQSIERAFEIIEALAVEPKGLSITQLSQKLSLHKTTVHRILQTLLNRGYVHKDPQTLRYKLGVKFVEISSLYLNNIELKTEAHPFLRELVAMLNVTVHLAILDGTDVVYIDKIEQVNSIRLYSSIGKRVPAYCTALGKVMLSKLSDEEVEKMLSTISLKPYTQNTITDVEKLMHEIRFVRNRGFAVDNEELQEGVRCIAAPIYDYRGEMIAAISISAPTSVLPPHKDEEIAQKVVETAKKISHRLGYVEDKEDYQGKEMQEDGKGTGTAKDK from the coding sequence ATGTCGCAAAATTCTGTTCAGTCAATTGAAAGGGCGTTTGAGATAATCGAAGCTTTGGCTGTTGAGCCAAAAGGGCTTTCAATCACTCAGCTTTCCCAAAAACTTTCTCTTCACAAGACCACTGTCCACAGGATTTTGCAGACACTACTTAACAGAGGGTATGTTCATAAAGACCCTCAGACCCTGCGCTACAAGCTTGGTGTAAAGTTTGTTGAGATTTCAAGCCTTTATCTTAACAACATTGAACTCAAAACCGAAGCACATCCGTTTTTGCGTGAGCTTGTGGCCATGTTAAATGTCACTGTACACCTGGCAATTCTTGACGGTACTGATGTTGTATACATTGACAAGATTGAACAGGTAAACTCAATAAGGCTTTACTCCTCAATTGGCAAAAGAGTCCCTGCATACTGCACAGCTCTTGGGAAAGTGATGCTTAGCAAGCTTTCAGATGAAGAAGTTGAAAAGATGCTATCAACAATTTCTCTGAAACCATATACACAAAACACCATAACGGATGTAGAAAAGCTTATGCATGAGATAAGATTTGTTCGAAATAGAGGCTTTGCAGTTGACAATGAAGAGTTGCAAGAAGGTGTGAGGTGTATCGCTGCTCCTATATATGACTATAGAGGCGAGATGATTGCTGCTATTAGCATTTCAGCACCGACCAGTGTACTGCCACCTCACAAAGATGAAGAAATAGCGCAAAAGGTTGTTGAGACTGCAAAGAAGATTTCTCACAGGCTTGGGTATGTCGAGGATAAAGAAGATTATCAAGGAAAGGAGATGCAAGAGGATGGAAAAGGAACAGGTACTGCAAAAGATAAATGA